In a single window of the Raphanus sativus cultivar WK10039 chromosome 9, ASM80110v3, whole genome shotgun sequence genome:
- the LOC108826631 gene encoding 40S ribosomal protein S15-6, with translation MATSNEPEFATAVAVATKQRTFKKFSFRGFNVEALLKMSTYDLSKLFKARVRRRFYRGLKKKPLILIKKLRKAKKEAKDGDKKKPEVVKTHLRNMIIVPEMIGSVVGVHNGMKFNEVVIKPEMIGHYLAEFSMTCKKVDHYRPRICGCGCYRNSTRFIPLR, from the coding sequence ATGGCGACGAGCAACGAACCAGAGTTTGCAACGGCGGTGGCGGTTGCGACAAAGCAAAGAACGTTCAAGAAGTTCTCATTCAGAGGATTCAACGTCGAAGCTCTTCTCAAAATGTCCACATATGATCTCTCTAAGCTTTTCAAGGCTCGTGTTCGAAGGAGATTCTACAGAGGGCTAAAGAAGAAGCCTCTGATTCTGATCAAGAAGCTACGCAAGGCGAAGAAAGAAGCAAAAGATGGGGACAAGAAGAAGCCTGAAGTGGTGAAAACGCATCTGAGGAACATGATCATTGTCCCTGAGATGATTGGAAGTGTTGTCGGAGTGCATAACGGTATGAAGTTTAACGAGGTCGTGATTAAACCTGAGATGATTGGTCACTATCTTGCGGAGTTTTCGATGACTTGCAAGAAAGTTGATCACTATAGACCACGTATATGTGGTTGTGGTTGTTACCGTAATTCCACCAG